A single region of the Streptomyces sp. NBC_00236 genome encodes:
- a CDS encoding SCO3374 family protein — translation MALTVPPPRTALPAERDGRACGASLGACARWYEQELGWATAGSAPVRLLTGLRFDALVVPAAAGHAALERVGRTGPVALTGRRMSLLVAPGSADELPGLLDWLEWGGVALELTALGAGGRITAPPPPGRPGPPGAAVWLRPPCPPHEQEGEPVFPALSGFGSRGGDAPDLIRLVDAVATECHRARLTRARTGLRPRKSAAQPLAFS, via the coding sequence ATGGCCCTCACCGTCCCGCCTCCCCGCACGGCGCTCCCCGCAGAGCGGGACGGTCGTGCCTGCGGTGCGTCACTGGGCGCGTGCGCCCGGTGGTACGAGCAGGAGCTCGGCTGGGCGACGGCCGGCAGTGCGCCGGTGAGGCTGCTGACCGGGTTGCGGTTCGACGCCCTCGTGGTCCCGGCGGCCGCCGGTCATGCCGCGCTGGAAAGGGTGGGCCGTACCGGCCCCGTGGCGCTGACGGGCCGGCGGATGAGCCTGCTGGTGGCGCCGGGGAGCGCCGACGAGCTGCCGGGGCTGCTCGACTGGTTGGAGTGGGGCGGCGTCGCCCTCGAACTGACCGCTCTCGGTGCGGGCGGGCGGATCACCGCACCGCCGCCGCCGGGCCGGCCGGGTCCGCCGGGGGCCGCCGTATGGCTGCGGCCCCCCTGTCCACCGCACGAGCAGGAGGGGGAGCCGGTGTTCCCGGCCCTCTCCGGCTTCGGGAGCAGGGGTGGGGATGCTCCCGATCTCATCCGGCTCGTGGACGCCGTGGCGACGGAATGCCACCGGGCACGGCTGACGCGCGCCCGGACGGGGTTGCGCCCCAGGAAATCGGCCGCTCAGCCGTTGGCCTTCTCGTAA
- a CDS encoding type III pantothenate kinase, with translation MLLTIDVGNTHTVLGLFDGEEIVEHWRISTDARRTADELAVLLQGLMGMHPLLGMELGDGIEGIAICSTVPAVLHELREVTRRYYGDVPAVLVEPGIKTGVPILMDNPKEVGADRIINAVAAVDLYGGPAIVVDFGTATTFDAVSARGEYTGGVIAPGIEISVEALGVKGAQLRKIELARPRSVIGKNTVEAMQAGIIYGFAGQVDGVVGRMKKELAADPDDVTVIATGGLAPMVLGESSVIDEHEPWLTLIGLRLVYERNVARL, from the coding sequence ATGCTGCTCACCATCGACGTCGGCAACACCCACACGGTCCTCGGGCTGTTCGACGGTGAGGAGATCGTCGAGCACTGGCGCATCTCCACCGACGCCCGCCGCACCGCGGACGAGCTCGCGGTGCTGCTCCAGGGCCTGATGGGCATGCACCCGCTGCTGGGCATGGAGCTGGGCGACGGCATCGAGGGCATCGCGATCTGCTCCACCGTCCCGGCCGTCCTGCACGAGCTGCGCGAGGTGACCCGCCGCTACTACGGCGACGTCCCCGCCGTCCTGGTCGAGCCGGGCATCAAGACCGGTGTGCCGATCCTGATGGACAACCCGAAGGAGGTCGGCGCGGACCGCATCATCAACGCGGTCGCCGCCGTCGACCTGTACGGCGGCCCGGCGATCGTCGTCGACTTCGGCACCGCCACCACCTTCGACGCGGTCTCCGCCCGCGGCGAGTACACCGGCGGCGTCATCGCGCCCGGCATCGAGATCTCGGTCGAGGCGCTCGGCGTCAAGGGCGCGCAGCTGCGCAAGATCGAGCTGGCCCGGCCGCGCAGCGTGATCGGGAAGAACACCGTCGAGGCCATGCAGGCGGGCATCATCTACGGCTTCGCCGGCCAGGTCGACGGTGTCGTCGGCCGGATGAAGAAGGAGCTGGCCGCCGACCCCGACGACGTCACCGTCATCGCGACGGGCGGCCTTGCTCCGATGGTGTTGGGCGAGTCCTCCGTCATCGACGAGCACGAGCCCTGGCTCACGCTCATCGGGCTGCGCCTGGTGTACGAGCGCAATGTGGCGCGCCTGTAG
- a CDS encoding BlaI/MecI/CopY family transcriptional regulator, which yields MPRQLGELEDAVMTRVWQWNRPVTVREVLEDLQQERSIAYTTVMTVMDNLHQKGWVRREVDGRAYRYTAVSTRAAYSAALMNEAWSQSDNPAAALVAFFGMMSAEQHDALRDAMRIVLPTLPEGSVPVVGEDVGEGTGEDTGEGAGGGSGEGAEAADDAEPDAGR from the coding sequence GTGCCCCGCCAATTGGGAGAGCTGGAAGACGCCGTGATGACGCGGGTCTGGCAATGGAACCGACCGGTAACCGTGCGGGAAGTCCTTGAAGACCTTCAGCAGGAGCGGTCCATCGCCTACACCACCGTCATGACGGTTATGGACAATCTCCATCAGAAGGGCTGGGTCCGCCGGGAAGTGGACGGCCGTGCATACCGATATACGGCGGTCTCCACCCGTGCCGCATACTCGGCCGCACTGATGAACGAAGCCTGGTCGCAGAGCGACAACCCCGCCGCCGCACTGGTCGCGTTCTTCGGCATGATGTCGGCCGAGCAGCACGATGCCCTCAGGGACGCCATGCGGATCGTTCTGCCCACACTTCCCGAGGGTTCCGTTCCGGTGGTCGGTGAAGATGTAGGCGAAGGCACTGGTGAAGACACCGGTGAAGGCGCCGGGGGCGGATCCGGCGAAGGCGCCGAAGCGGCCGATGACGCGGAGCCGGACGCCGGGCGATAG
- a CDS encoding amino-acid N-acetyltransferase, which produces MASVRRLLDGYVREGILLDKATVTLYEDIQEFWIAERDEDARVIGCGALHVMWEDLAEVRTLAVDHSIKGAGVGHQVLDKLLQTARWLGVRRVFCLTFEVDFFAKHGFVEIGETPVDGDVYSELLRSYDEGVAEFLGLERVKPNTLGNSRMLLHL; this is translated from the coding sequence GTGGCCTCGGTCCGGCGTCTCCTCGACGGCTACGTACGAGAAGGCATCCTGCTCGACAAAGCGACGGTCACGCTTTACGAGGACATCCAGGAGTTCTGGATCGCCGAACGCGACGAGGACGCCCGGGTCATCGGCTGCGGTGCACTGCACGTGATGTGGGAAGACCTGGCCGAAGTGCGTACTCTCGCCGTCGATCACAGCATCAAGGGCGCAGGAGTCGGCCATCAAGTACTGGACAAGTTGTTGCAGACCGCCCGTTGGCTGGGCGTGCGACGGGTTTTCTGCCTCACCTTCGAAGTCGACTTCTTCGCGAAGCACGGCTTCGTGGAGATCGGAGAGACGCCGGTCGACGGAGATGTCTACAGCGAGCTGCTGCGTTCCTATGACGAGGGAGTCGCGGAGTTCCTCGGTCTCGAACGAGTGAAGCCGAACACCTTGGGCAACAGCCGGATGCTTCTGCACCTGTGA
- the nadC gene encoding carboxylating nicotinate-nucleotide diphosphorylase, translating to MSTPEENPRPTPVDVPLIQIGAPASAAGGCGDGCGCGGEDGYDLDALECGLDPALAQLLADAGLDPVTVEDVAHVAIEEDLDGGVDVTTVATVPEDAVATGDFTAREAGVVAGLRVAEAVLSIVCTDEFEVERHVEDGDRVVPGQKLLTVTTRTRDLLTGERSALNLLCRLSGIATATRAWADVLEGTKAEVRDTRKTTPGLRALEKYAVRCGGGVNHRMSLSDAALVKDNHVIAAGGVAEAFKRVREEFPDLAIEVEVDTLQQVTEVLDAGADLILLDNFTPSQTAEAVELVGGRAYLESSGRLSLDSARAYAEAGVDYLAVGALTHSSPILDIGLDFRDTDGAGV from the coding sequence GTGAGCACGCCCGAAGAGAATCCGCGCCCCACACCCGTGGACGTACCGCTGATCCAGATCGGCGCGCCCGCATCCGCCGCGGGCGGCTGCGGTGACGGCTGCGGCTGCGGCGGGGAGGACGGCTACGACCTGGACGCCCTGGAGTGCGGCCTGGACCCCGCGCTCGCCCAGCTCCTCGCCGACGCGGGCCTGGACCCGGTCACCGTCGAGGACGTCGCGCACGTCGCCATCGAGGAGGACCTCGACGGCGGGGTGGACGTCACGACCGTCGCCACCGTCCCCGAGGACGCGGTGGCCACCGGTGACTTCACCGCCCGTGAGGCGGGCGTCGTGGCCGGTCTGCGGGTCGCCGAGGCCGTGCTCTCCATCGTCTGCACGGACGAGTTCGAGGTCGAGCGGCACGTCGAGGACGGCGACCGCGTCGTCCCCGGCCAGAAGCTGCTGACCGTCACCACCCGCACCCGTGACCTGCTCACCGGCGAGCGCAGCGCCCTCAACCTGCTGTGCAGGCTCTCCGGCATCGCCACCGCCACCCGCGCCTGGGCCGACGTGCTGGAGGGCACGAAGGCCGAGGTCCGCGACACCCGCAAGACGACTCCGGGCCTGCGGGCCCTGGAGAAGTACGCCGTGCGCTGCGGCGGCGGCGTCAACCACCGCATGTCGCTGTCCGACGCCGCGCTGGTCAAGGACAACCACGTGATCGCGGCGGGCGGGGTCGCCGAGGCGTTCAAGCGGGTCAGGGAGGAGTTCCCGGACCTCGCGATCGAGGTCGAGGTCGACACGCTGCAGCAGGTCACCGAGGTCCTGGACGCCGGTGCCGATCTGATCCTGCTGGACAACTTCACCCCGTCGCAGACCGCCGAAGCGGTCGAGCTGGTCGGCGGCCGCGCGTACCTGGAGTCCTCGGGCCGGCTGTCCCTGGACTCCGCCCGCGCCTACGCGGAGGCCGGTGTGGACTACCTGGCCGTCGGCGCGCTGACCCACTCCTCGCCGATCCTCGACATCGGCCTGGACTTCCGCGACACCGACGGGGCCGGCGTCTGA
- a CDS encoding ATP-dependent Clp protease ATP-binding subunit, whose translation MFERFTDRARRVVVLAQEEARMLNHNYIGTEHILLGLIHEGEGVAAKALESLGISLEAVRQQVEEIIGQGQQAPSGHIPFTPRAKKVLELSLREALQLGHNYIGTEHILLGLIREGEGVAAQVLVKLGADLNRVRQQVIQLLSGYSGGKEAATAGGPAEGTPSTSLVLDQFGRNLTQAARESKLDPVIGREKEIERVMQVLSRRTKNNPVLIGEPGVGKTAVVEGLAQAIVKGEVPETLKDKHLYTLDLGALVAGSRYRGDFEERLKKVLKEIRTRGDIILFIDELHTLVGAGAAEGAIDAASILKPMLARGELQTIGATTLDEYRKHLEKDAALERRFQPIQVAEPSLPHTIEILKGLRDRYEAHHRVSITDEALVQAATLADRYISDRFLPDKAIDLIDEAGSRMRIRRMTAPPDLREFDEKIAGVRRDKESAIDSQDFEKAASLRDKEKQLLAAKAKREKEWKAGDMDVVAEVDGELIAEVLATATGIPVFKLTEEESSRLLRMEDELHKRVIGQKDAIKALSQAIRRTRAGLKDPKRPGGSFIFAGPSGVGKTELSKTLAEFLFGDEDALIALDMSEFSEKHTVSRLFGSPPGYVGYEEGGQLTEKVRRKPFSVVLFDEVEKAHPDIFNSLLQILEDGRLTDSQGRVVDFKNTVIIMTTNLGTRDISKGFNLGFAAQGDVKTNYERMKTKVNEELKQHFRPEFLNRVDDTVVFHQLTEEDIIQIVDLMLAKVDERLRDRDMGIELSPAAKSLLAKKGYDPVMGARPLRRTIQREIEDILSEKILFGELRPGHIVVVGTEGEGDEQKFTFRGEEKSALPDVPPIEQAAGGAGPNMTKEA comes from the coding sequence ATGTTCGAGAGGTTCACCGACCGCGCGCGGCGGGTTGTCGTCCTGGCTCAGGAAGAAGCCCGGATGCTCAACCACAACTACATCGGCACCGAGCACATCCTCCTGGGCCTGATCCACGAGGGTGAGGGTGTCGCCGCTAAGGCCCTGGAGAGCCTCGGGATTTCGCTCGAGGCGGTCCGCCAGCAGGTGGAGGAGATCATCGGTCAGGGCCAGCAGGCCCCGTCCGGGCACATCCCCTTCACACCCCGAGCCAAGAAGGTCCTGGAGCTCTCGCTCCGCGAGGCCCTTCAGCTCGGCCACAACTACATCGGCACCGAGCACATCCTGCTCGGCCTGATCCGCGAGGGCGAGGGTGTCGCAGCCCAGGTCCTCGTGAAGCTGGGCGCCGACCTGAACCGGGTGCGCCAGCAGGTCATCCAGCTGCTGTCCGGCTACTCGGGCGGCAAGGAGGCGGCCACAGCGGGCGGCCCCGCGGAGGGCACGCCCTCCACGTCGCTGGTGCTCGACCAGTTCGGCCGGAACCTCACCCAGGCCGCTCGTGAATCCAAGCTCGACCCGGTCATCGGGCGCGAGAAGGAGATCGAGCGGGTCATGCAGGTGCTGTCCCGCCGTACGAAGAACAACCCGGTCCTCATCGGCGAGCCCGGCGTCGGCAAGACGGCGGTCGTCGAGGGCCTGGCACAGGCCATCGTCAAGGGCGAGGTGCCCGAGACCCTCAAGGACAAGCACCTCTACACCCTCGACCTCGGTGCGCTGGTCGCCGGTTCCCGCTACCGCGGTGACTTCGAGGAGCGCCTGAAGAAGGTCCTCAAGGAGATCCGCACCCGCGGCGACATCATCCTGTTCATCGACGAGCTCCACACCCTGGTGGGTGCGGGCGCCGCCGAGGGCGCGATCGACGCGGCGAGCATCCTCAAGCCCATGCTGGCGCGAGGCGAGCTCCAGACCATCGGTGCCACCACGCTCGACGAGTACCGCAAGCACCTGGAGAAGGACGCCGCTCTCGAGCGACGCTTCCAGCCCATCCAGGTCGCGGAGCCGTCGCTGCCGCACACCATCGAGATCCTCAAGGGTCTGCGCGACCGCTACGAGGCCCACCACCGCGTGTCCATCACGGACGAGGCGCTGGTCCAGGCCGCGACGCTGGCCGACCGCTACATCTCGGACCGCTTCCTGCCGGACAAGGCGATCGACCTGATCGACGAGGCCGGTTCCCGGATGCGCATCCGCCGGATGACCGCGCCGCCGGACCTCCGCGAGTTCGACGAGAAGATCGCGGGCGTGCGTCGCGACAAGGAGTCGGCCATCGACTCCCAGGACTTCGAGAAGGCGGCGTCTCTCCGTGACAAGGAGAAGCAGCTGCTGGCGGCGAAGGCCAAGCGCGAGAAGGAGTGGAAGGCCGGCGACATGGACGTCGTGGCCGAGGTCGACGGCGAGCTCATCGCCGAGGTCCTCGCCACCGCCACCGGCATCCCGGTCTTCAAGCTGACGGAGGAGGAGTCCTCCCGTCTGCTGCGCATGGAGGACGAGCTCCACAAGCGCGTCATCGGCCAGAAGGACGCCATCAAGGCCCTCTCGCAGGCGATCCGCCGTACGCGAGCCGGTCTGAAGGACCCGAAGCGCCCCGGTGGCTCGTTCATCTTCGCCGGTCCGTCCGGCGTCGGTAAGACCGAGCTGTCCAAGACGCTCGCCGAGTTCCTCTTCGGTGACGAGGACGCGCTGATCGCCCTCGACATGTCGGAGTTCAGCGAGAAGCACACGGTCTCGCGGCTCTTCGGCTCTCCCCCCGGCTACGTCGGGTACGAGGAGGGTGGCCAGCTCACCGAGAAGGTGCGCCGCAAGCCGTTCTCCGTCGTCCTGTTCGACGAGGTCGAGAAGGCCCACCCCGACATCTTCAACTCCCTGCTCCAGATCCTGGAGGACGGTCGCCTGACCGACTCCCAGGGCCGGGTCGTGGACTTCAAGAACACGGTCATCATCATGACGACCAACCTCGGGACCCGGGACATCTCCAAGGGCTTCAACCTGGGCTTCGCCGCCCAGGGCGACGTCAAGACGAACTACGAGCGGATGAAGACGAAGGTCAACGAAGAGCTCAAGCAGCACTTCCGGCCCGAGTTCCTCAACCGTGTCGACGACACGGTCGTCTTCCACCAGCTCACCGAGGAAGACATCATCCAGATCGTCGACCTCATGCTCGCCAAGGTGGACGAGCGCCTGCGGGACCGCGACATGGGCATCGAGCTGAGCCCGGCCGCCAAGTCCCTGCTGGCGAAGAAGGGCTACGACCCCGTGATGGGCGCCCGGCCGCTGCGCCGGACGATCCAGCGCGAGATCGAGGACATCCTCTCCGAGAAGATCCTCTTTGGTGAGCTGCGCCCCGGTCACATCGTGGTCGTCGGCACCGAGGGCGAGGGTGACGAGCAGAAGTTCACCTTCCGCGGCGAGGAGAAGTCGGCTCTGCCCGACGTCCCTCCGATCGAGCAGGCGGCAGGCGGCGCCGGCCCGAACATGACGAAGGAAGCGTGA
- a CDS encoding histone-like nucleoid-structuring protein Lsr2 produces MAQKVQVLLVDDLDGGEADETVTFALDGKTYEIDLTTSNADKLRSLLEPYAKSGRRTGGRAASGRGKGRAVPGGNKDTAEIRKWARENGHSVNDRGRVPAEIREAYEKANG; encoded by the coding sequence GTGGCACAGAAGGTTCAGGTCCTTCTTGTTGACGACCTCGACGGTGGCGAGGCGGACGAGACCGTGACGTTCGCTCTCGATGGCAAGACGTACGAGATTGACCTCACGACGAGCAACGCGGACAAGCTCCGGTCCCTTCTGGAGCCGTACGCGAAGAGCGGCCGGCGCACCGGTGGCCGTGCGGCGTCCGGTCGCGGCAAGGGCCGTGCCGTTCCCGGCGGCAACAAGGACACCGCCGAGATCCGTAAGTGGGCGCGCGAGAACGGCCACAGTGTGAATGACCGCGGTCGTGTTCCCGCGGAGATCCGCGAGGCTTACGAGAAGGCCAACGGCTGA
- a CDS encoding L-aspartate oxidase, whose amino-acid sequence MTGIRLTAPAPGWSIDADVVVVGSGVAGLTTALRCAAAGLATVVVTKARLDDGSTRWAQGGVAAALGEGDTPEQHLDDTLVAGAGLCDEAAVRTLVTEGPDAVRRLIGTGAQFDTADDGTIALGREGGHHRRRIAHAGGDATGAEISRALVEAVREAALHTVENALVLDLLTDAEGRTAGVTLHVMGEGQHDGVGAVNAPAVILATGGMGQVFSATTNPPVATGDGVALALRAGAEVSDLEFVQFHPTVLFLGAGAEGQQPLVSEAVRGEGAHLVDAHGTRFMLGQHELAELAPRDIVAKAITRQMQLHGTEHMYLDARHFGAEMWEQHFPTILAACRTHGIDPVTEPIPIAPAAHHASGGIRTDLRGRTTVPGLYACGEVACTGVHGANRLASNSLLEGLVFAERIAADIVAHRPRAGTATVTGHPAPSPLLPPEARSTIQRIMTRGAGVVRSADSLARAAEELEDLHRSAFLKAGADEPKDAVPGVEAWEVTNLLLVSRVLVAAARQREETRGCHWREDRPERDDENWRRHLVVKLTPDRQLVLRRTDTEAFGPVQTSGAADCAATGTNHPTPEEP is encoded by the coding sequence GTGACCGGAATACGGCTGACCGCCCCCGCCCCTGGCTGGTCCATCGACGCCGACGTCGTGGTGGTCGGCTCCGGCGTGGCCGGCCTCACCACCGCACTGCGCTGCGCCGCCGCCGGCCTCGCCACCGTCGTCGTCACCAAGGCCCGCCTGGACGACGGCTCCACCCGCTGGGCCCAGGGCGGCGTCGCCGCCGCCCTGGGCGAGGGCGACACTCCGGAACAGCACCTGGACGACACCCTGGTCGCCGGCGCGGGCCTGTGCGACGAGGCGGCGGTCCGCACCCTCGTCACCGAGGGCCCCGACGCCGTACGCCGGCTGATCGGGACCGGCGCCCAGTTCGACACCGCGGACGACGGCACCATCGCCCTGGGCCGCGAGGGCGGCCACCACCGCCGCCGCATCGCCCACGCGGGCGGCGACGCGACGGGCGCGGAGATCTCCCGCGCCCTGGTCGAAGCGGTCCGCGAAGCCGCCCTGCACACCGTCGAGAACGCCCTCGTGCTCGACCTGCTCACCGACGCCGAAGGCCGTACCGCGGGCGTCACCCTGCACGTCATGGGCGAGGGCCAGCACGACGGGGTCGGCGCGGTCAACGCCCCCGCGGTCATCCTCGCCACCGGCGGCATGGGCCAGGTCTTCTCCGCCACCACCAACCCGCCGGTCGCCACCGGCGACGGCGTGGCACTCGCGCTGCGGGCGGGCGCGGAGGTCTCGGACCTCGAATTCGTCCAGTTCCACCCCACGGTCCTCTTCCTCGGCGCCGGTGCCGAGGGGCAGCAGCCGCTCGTCTCCGAAGCGGTACGGGGCGAGGGCGCCCATCTCGTCGACGCACACGGCACGCGCTTCATGCTCGGGCAGCACGAACTGGCCGAGCTCGCCCCGCGCGACATCGTCGCCAAGGCCATCACCCGCCAGATGCAGCTGCACGGCACCGAGCACATGTACCTCGACGCCCGCCACTTCGGCGCCGAGATGTGGGAGCAGCACTTCCCCACCATCCTGGCGGCCTGCCGGACCCATGGCATCGACCCGGTCACCGAGCCGATCCCGATCGCCCCGGCCGCGCACCACGCCTCCGGCGGCATCCGCACCGACCTGCGGGGGCGTACGACCGTGCCCGGCCTGTACGCCTGCGGCGAGGTCGCCTGCACCGGGGTGCACGGCGCGAACCGGCTGGCGTCCAACTCGCTCCTGGAAGGCCTCGTCTTCGCCGAGCGCATCGCGGCCGACATCGTCGCCCACCGGCCCCGGGCCGGTACCGCCACCGTCACCGGCCACCCCGCGCCCTCCCCGCTGCTGCCCCCCGAGGCCCGGAGCACGATCCAGCGCATCATGACCCGCGGCGCCGGTGTCGTGCGTTCCGCCGACAGCCTCGCCAGGGCCGCCGAGGAGCTGGAGGACCTGCACCGCAGCGCGTTCCTGAAGGCCGGCGCCGACGAGCCCAAGGACGCGGTGCCCGGGGTCGAGGCCTGGGAGGTCACCAACCTGCTCCTCGTCTCCCGGGTCCTGGTCGCCGCCGCCCGGCAGCGCGAGGAGACCCGAGGCTGCCACTGGCGCGAGGACCGGCCCGAGCGCGACGACGAGAACTGGCGCCGCCACCTCGTCGTGAAGCTCACCCCGGACCGGCAGCTCGTCCTCCGTCGGACGGATACCGAGGCGTTCGGGCCCGTACAGACGTCCGGGGCAGCAGACTGCGCAGCGACAGGCACCAACCACCCCACTCCCGAGGAGCCGTAA